One genomic window of Salvia splendens isolate huo1 unplaced genomic scaffold, SspV2 ctg623, whole genome shotgun sequence includes the following:
- the LOC121790796 gene encoding protein NRT1/ PTR FAMILY 5.5-like, translated as MVLMAVGAAGQRVSLAPLLEAQHTNENEYERIGWKRLIRFLMVVFAAIGALVLPLVKDWSLLFGIPAIITGIATIFCFTGLCCSRYISPPPDLDQIYYLPKIFTARMTLMWTTFITYGMVSSLGRTYFVDQAKHLDRRLGKWEVPTQVLLLAQIWLAKLLYYVTRKLFRASTEIFMAKLFGVLCCMTAAIMERKRVGIVRSHGLLDKPDQDIPMSVHWLFFQFIFLGCMDRLFKVSVDGFIENKPRKERRRIPDALTECLEIYSQGAYGLGFMCSVLLVFVVGKISEKGDKPSWFQSTSNRSHLDHYYWVLAVLSGTSLVIFSVWCIYQRYFRPQTIVGRILYVVMV; from the coding sequence ATGGTATTGATGGCCGTTGGAGCGGCTGGTCAGCGTGTCTCCCTGGCACCATTACTCGAGGCACAGCatacaaatgaaaatgaatatgAAAGAATAGGGTGGAAGAGACTAATACGTTTTTTAATGGTAGTTTTTGCTGCCATAGGAGCTTTGGTGCTCCCATTAGTTAAAGATTGGAGCCTCCTGTTTGGAATCCCAGCAATCATCACTGGCATTGCGACCATATTTTGTTTTACTGGATTATGTTGTTCCAGATACATATCCCCGCCACCAGACCTGGACCAAATATATTACTTACCCAAAATCTTTACTGCCCGTATGACACTGATGTGGACGACTTTTATAACCTATGGAATGGTGTCCTCACTTGGTAGAACATACTTCGTAGACCAAGCAAAGCACCTGGACCGCCGTCTAGGCAAATGGGAGGTTCCTACTCAGGTGTTGCTGCTGGCTCAGATATGGTTAGCCAAATTACTCTATTATGTGACACGTAAACTTTTCCGAGCAAGTACAGAGATTTTCATGGCCAAGCTATTCGGGGTACTATGTTGTATGACTGCTGCAATAATGGAGAGAAAGAGGGTTGGCATTGTTAGAAGCCATGGCTTGCTGGATAAACCTGATCAAGATATTCCCATGAGTGTGCATTGGCTATTTTTCCAGTTCATCTTTCTCGGATGCATGGACAGGTTGTTCAAGGTGAGTGTGGATGGATTCATTGAAAACAAACCAAGAAAAGAACGCAGAAGAATACCTGATGCATTGACAGAGTGCCTTGAGATATACAGCCAGGGCGCGTACGGGCTGGGATTCATGTGTAGTGTGCTCCTTGTTTTCGTCGTGGGGAAAATAAGTGAGAAGGGAGATAAACCGAGTTGGTTCCAGTCCACCTCGAACCGGAGTCATTTGGACCACTACTATTGGGTGTTGGCGGTTTTGAGTGGTACGAGTTTAGTCATATTCAGCGTGTGGTGTATTTATCAACGTTACTTCCGTCCCCAAACCATCGTGGGACGGATCTTATACGTTGTAATGGTTTAG
- the LOC121790795 gene encoding uncharacterized protein LOC121790795, producing the protein MEHHDSDSSPVSSDSPAPHFPISRRVGAFSDPGGSAVDREEGEAKARGSRGLGVPVYVANVGEGSSGTKRTIWSSDECVALAKAWISVVEDPYVGANQHIDRIWWRISQSYIQFKPPTGKPHNSEQCRKQWDRLKMPLSRFVSIYTNNLRSATNGMSAEDVKLLSQQMFPDPEKRLGEFKYWDVYLAVHDSPKFTAGVESGWPKWTRISASREYSSSAGSAELSPARQSSPLPHRRPAAVA; encoded by the exons atggagcaccacgatagcgattcTTCTCCCGTCTCGAGCGATTCACCGGCGCCGCATTTTCCCATTAGCAGGA gagttggggctttctCCGATCCGGGAGGATCCGCCGTCGACAGAGAGGAGGGGGAGGCCAAGGCGAGGGGGAGCAGGGGACTGGGAGTCCCGGTGTACGTTGCTAACGTGGGAGAGGGATCCAGCGGGACcaagaggaccatctggagctcggacgagtgcgtcgcgctggcgaaggcaTGGATCAGTGTGGTTGAGGATCCATACGTCggggcgaaccagcacatcgaccggatatggtggcgcattagccagaGCTACATCCAGTTCAAACCGCCAACGGGGAAGCCCCACAACTcggagcaatgccggaaacagtgggatcgGTTGAAGATGCCACTCAGCCGATTTGTcagcatttacacaaacaacctccgctcggcaaccaacGGCATGTcggccgaggatgtgaagctgtTGTCTCAACAGATGTTCCCCGACCCCGAAAAGCGcctcggggaattcaaatattgggatgtATATCTCGCGGTTCATGATTCGcccaagttcactgcgggtgTGGAATCCGGCTGGCCGAAGTGGACGAGGATCAGCGCATCCAGagagtacagcagcagtgctggttccgcTGAACTCTCCCCGGcgaggcagagttccccacTCCCACATCGTCGGCCCGCTGCCGTCGCCTGA